In Effusibacillus pohliae DSM 22757, the sequence AAATGTGGCGGATGTCGTGTCGGTCGGGGACGAAGTGGAAGTCAAAGTGCTTCGCATCAATGACGAGGAGGGCAAACTGATCCTCTCGAAAAAGGCAGCGGACGCTGCGAAAGCGTGGAATGTGCTGGAGCAGCGCCTGCAATCCGGTGAAGTGTTCGAAGTGAAGGTGGCCGACGTGGTGAAAGGCGGACTGGTTGCGGATGTCGGCGTCCGCGCGTTTATTCCGGCTTCTCAGGTGGAACGCCATTTTGTCGAGGATTTCAGCGATTACAAAGGCAGAACGCTGCGTGTCAAAGTAACCGAGTTGGACCGCAGCGACAATAAAGTGATTCTTTCGCAAAAAGCCGTCTTGGATGAAGAATTCGAACAGAAAAAACAAAATCTGCTCCATTCGCTGCAACCGGGTGAAATCCGGGAAGGAACCGTCCGCCGCATCACCGATTTTGGCGTATTTATCGATCTGGGCGGCATCGACGGTCTCGCGCATATTTCCGAATTGGCTTGGCATCGTGTGGAAACACCGGCTGAAGTGGTGAGAGAAGGCGACCTAGTCAAGGTCAAAGTGTTGAAAGTCGATCCGGCAAGAGGCCGCATTTCCCTCTCGATCAAGGAAGCGCAACCCGGCCCCTGGGCAGGGATCGGCCAAAAATTCTCCCCCGGCCAAGTAGTGACCGGAACGGTGAAACGGCTGGTACCGTTTGGCGCGTTCGTTGAGCTGCAGCCGGGAGTGGAAGGACTTGTGCACATCTCCCAGATTGCCAACCGGCATGTTGCCACACCGGAAGAAGTGCTGGAAGTCGGCCAGGAAGTGAAAGTGAAAGTTCTTGAGGTAAACGAACAGGAGAAGCGGATCTCCTTGTCGATCCGCTCTGCCGAAGCGGACGCACGCCGCAGGGAAACCGACCTGTTTGCGGAAAAACAGCAAACGCATGGAACCGGTGTCACACTGGGCGAAATGTTTGGAGATCTGTTCAAGAAGAAATAAGAAAGCGGCGATGGCGATGTCGAGAGAAAAACGCAAGCTGGATCACATCCGGCTCGCTCTCTCATCCCCCCCAGGGGGTGGGTCCGATTTTGACGATCTGCAGTTCGTCCATCGCTCCCTTCCGGAAACGAATCTGGAAGATTGCTGCCTGAATACGCAAATCGGCGGGCTGGCTCTCAGTTCGCCGGTTTTTATTAACGCAATGACAGGCGGGGCGGCTGCCGCGAAAGAGATCAATCAGCGGCTGGCGGAAGCGGCACGGGAAACGGGAGTTGCACTGGCGGTCGGCTCACAACGGGCAGCACTAATCAATCCCGAGCTGGTCGATACATACCGGATCGTAAGGAAGGTCAACCCGCACGGCATCATCATCGCCAACTTGGGGGCTGGTGCTTCCGTCGACGACGCGCAGCGGGCGATCGAGATGGTGGAAGCGAATCTGCTGCAATTGCACCTGAACGTGCCGCAGGAGTTGGTGATGCCGGAAGGCGACCGCCATTTCAAGGGGATGCTGGCGGCGATTCAGGCGGTCGTCGAGCGGGTTTCTACACCGGTGATCGTGAAAGAAGTAGGCTTTGGCATGTGCCGGGAAACCT encodes:
- the fni gene encoding type 2 isopentenyl-diphosphate Delta-isomerase, yielding MAMSREKRKLDHIRLALSSPPGGGSDFDDLQFVHRSLPETNLEDCCLNTQIGGLALSSPVFINAMTGGAAAAKEINQRLAEAARETGVALAVGSQRAALINPELVDTYRIVRKVNPHGIIIANLGAGASVDDAQRAIEMVEANLLQLHLNVPQELVMPEGDRHFKGMLAAIQAVVERVSTPVIVKEVGFGMCRETYTQLKGIGVSIVDVGGRGGTNFVTIENRRRGKGEYEYLTDWGQSTAVSLLEAKGLTGVDLISSGGIRHPLDMAKSLALGAKAVGVAGPILRILTQQGVQGVIEAIGSWHEQLRTIMTLVGTESVEGLTSVPLVVTGKTKQWCEARGIDIRGLAHGR
- the rpsA gene encoding 30S ribosomal protein S1, which encodes MSEEMKEMTNVVTLNKGDIVKGRITKIEDSQALVDVGYKYDGVIPIGELSALRVENVADVVSVGDEVEVKVLRINDEEGKLILSKKAADAAKAWNVLEQRLQSGEVFEVKVADVVKGGLVADVGVRAFIPASQVERHFVEDFSDYKGRTLRVKVTELDRSDNKVILSQKAVLDEEFEQKKQNLLHSLQPGEIREGTVRRITDFGVFIDLGGIDGLAHISELAWHRVETPAEVVREGDLVKVKVLKVDPARGRISLSIKEAQPGPWAGIGQKFSPGQVVTGTVKRLVPFGAFVELQPGVEGLVHISQIANRHVATPEEVLEVGQEVKVKVLEVNEQEKRISLSIRSAEADARRRETDLFAEKQQTHGTGVTLGEMFGDLFKKK